Proteins from a genomic interval of Micromonospora sp. NBC_00389:
- a CDS encoding sugar ABC transporter permease produces the protein MSATPMPMSDPKAPLAPPPTSPAGPGSSGGVGIGRSAQVVAGLLLLVPAAAALLWSYVLPSVRTLSESFSRGDALGGPAEAAGGDNYAQVFERGFLGDLGYALLLALVPLLLALLAAPLLALAAARAGRVPRLLARALLTLPLAAYAPLAVGAVWTMDRFEAEGDAWAQAPTLTAVRTVALLTAGLVVAVGATVFLAALRRSPGGGRSGPAALAVGGVLGLTVVAVAVQSWSLQSPVLLGQGDQIGPVVRIVRESLVHFQFGVGAAGSVLLLALLAVLGILAVVLLLATRTRIAFTGWRDRPADDPAVRAVGTHKPVALGLLAVGLLAFLGVLGYVLTPWLRALTSDAGELPASLSASEIQANTWLPPLISTVVGVGLAALAGFAIGGLRPLGRASELLLLPFAPWLFVGDGPLAIANFLRAREADQLNTFVGSIPPGWLCIPALVAFTLFFRGQRERWAGGGRFGATMLLPALPLLAGVGLLDWLVGAQSWLWPQLVVQDPENAPATNLLVMRIAQSFGAEDAAQGMVAQVLPLPMLALFLVAFVALQVGYLDRLVVRAGSTEERRD, from the coding sequence GTGTCTGCCACCCCCATGCCCATGTCCGACCCCAAGGCTCCTCTCGCGCCGCCGCCGACGAGCCCGGCCGGTCCCGGGTCGTCCGGGGGCGTCGGGATCGGCCGGAGCGCCCAGGTCGTCGCCGGCCTGCTGCTGCTCGTGCCGGCGGCTGCCGCTCTGCTCTGGTCGTACGTGCTGCCGTCGGTCCGCACGCTGTCGGAGAGCTTCAGCCGCGGCGACGCGCTGGGCGGCCCGGCCGAGGCCGCCGGCGGCGACAACTACGCGCAGGTGTTCGAGCGCGGGTTCCTCGGCGACCTGGGCTACGCGCTGCTCCTCGCCCTCGTGCCGCTGCTGCTCGCACTGCTCGCCGCCCCGCTGCTCGCGCTCGCCGCGGCGCGGGCCGGCCGGGTGCCCCGGCTGCTGGCCCGGGCGCTGCTGACCTTGCCGCTGGCCGCCTACGCCCCGCTCGCTGTGGGGGCGGTGTGGACGATGGACCGGTTCGAGGCCGAGGGGGACGCCTGGGCGCAGGCGCCCACGCTGACCGCCGTACGCACCGTGGCGCTGCTGACGGCCGGGCTGGTGGTCGCGGTCGGTGCCACCGTCTTCCTCGCCGCGCTGCGCCGCAGCCCCGGCGGCGGCCGTTCCGGCCCGGCTGCCCTGGCCGTCGGCGGCGTCCTCGGGCTGACCGTCGTCGCGGTGGCCGTGCAGTCCTGGTCCCTCCAGTCGCCCGTTCTCTTGGGGCAGGGCGACCAGATCGGCCCGGTGGTGCGGATCGTCCGCGAGAGCCTGGTCCACTTCCAGTTCGGCGTCGGCGCCGCCGGCAGCGTGCTGCTGCTGGCGCTGCTGGCGGTGCTCGGCATCCTCGCCGTCGTCCTGCTCCTGGCCACCCGGACGAGGATCGCCTTCACCGGGTGGCGCGACCGCCCGGCCGACGACCCGGCCGTCCGCGCGGTCGGCACCCACAAGCCGGTTGCGCTCGGGCTGCTGGCGGTGGGACTGCTCGCGTTCCTCGGGGTGCTCGGCTATGTGCTGACGCCATGGCTGCGGGCGCTCACCTCGGACGCCGGAGAGTTGCCCGCCAGCCTCTCCGCCAGCGAAATTCAGGCCAACACCTGGCTTCCGCCACTGATCTCCACGGTGGTCGGGGTGGGCCTCGCCGCCCTGGCCGGCTTCGCCATCGGTGGCCTGCGCCCGCTTGGCCGCGCCAGCGAGCTGCTCCTGCTGCCGTTCGCGCCCTGGCTCTTCGTCGGCGACGGCCCGCTGGCCATCGCCAACTTCCTGCGGGCCCGTGAGGCCGACCAGCTCAACACCTTCGTCGGGTCGATCCCGCCGGGCTGGCTCTGCATCCCCGCGCTGGTGGCGTTCACCCTCTTCTTCCGGGGCCAGCGGGAACGCTGGGCGGGCGGCGGCCGGTTCGGCGCGACCATGCTGCTGCCCGCCCTCCCCCTGCTGGCGGGCGTCGGGCTGCTCGACTGGCTGGTCGGCGCGCAGAGCTGGCTCTGGCCGCAACTGGTGGTCCAGGACCCCGAAAATGCGCCGGCGACCAACCTGCTCGTCATGCGGATCGCCCAGTCCTTCGGCGCCGAGGACGCGGCGCAGGGGATGGTGGCCCAGGTGCTGCCGCTGCCGATGCTGGCGCTGTTCCTCGTCGCGTTCGTGGCGTTGCAGGTGGGCTACCTGGACCGGCTCGTCGTCCGGGCGGGGTCGACGGAGGAGCGGCGCGACTGA
- the purB gene encoding adenylosuccinate lyase, producing MTIPNVLANRYASPELVALWSPEEKVRMERRLWLAVLRAQRDLGVPVPDGVVEAYERVLDQVDLASIAERERVTRHDVKARIEEFSALAGHEHVHKGMTSRDLTENVEQLQVRASLELIRDRVVATLARLAWLAHEHSELVMTGRSHNVAAQATTLGKRFASAAEELLIAYERLEDLINWYPLRGIKGPVGTAADQLDLFDGDADKVAELERRVAEHLGFTRVLDSVGQVYPRSIDMAVLAALSQVAAAPSSLATTIRLMVGQELVTEGFKPGQVGSSAMPHKMNTRSSERVNGFAVIIRGYLSMVGELAGDQWNEGDVSCSVVRRVALPDAFFAADGLFQTFLTVLDEFGAYPAVINRELERFLPFLATTKILVAAVRRGVGREVAHEVIKEHAVAVALAMREKGAPENDLFDRLAADGRLGLSRADIDTLVADRTAFVGAASAQVAAVTRRITAVVTAHPEAATYSPPPIL from the coding sequence GTGACGATCCCGAACGTGCTCGCCAACCGGTACGCCTCGCCCGAGTTGGTTGCCCTCTGGTCACCCGAGGAGAAGGTCCGGATGGAGCGGCGGCTCTGGCTCGCCGTGCTCCGCGCACAGCGCGACCTCGGCGTGCCCGTGCCAGACGGCGTGGTCGAGGCGTACGAGCGGGTGCTCGACCAGGTCGACCTAGCCTCGATCGCGGAGCGGGAGCGGGTCACCCGGCACGACGTGAAGGCCCGGATCGAGGAGTTCAGCGCGCTCGCCGGGCACGAGCACGTGCACAAGGGGATGACCTCCCGGGATCTCACCGAGAACGTCGAGCAGCTCCAGGTGCGCGCGTCGCTGGAGTTGATTCGGGACCGGGTGGTCGCCACCCTGGCCCGCCTGGCCTGGCTCGCCCACGAGCACTCCGAGTTGGTGATGACCGGCCGTTCGCACAACGTGGCCGCGCAGGCCACCACGCTCGGCAAGCGCTTCGCGTCGGCGGCGGAGGAGCTGCTGATCGCGTACGAGCGGCTGGAAGACCTGATCAACTGGTATCCGCTGCGCGGGATCAAGGGGCCGGTCGGCACCGCCGCCGACCAGCTCGACCTCTTCGACGGCGACGCCGACAAGGTGGCCGAGCTGGAGCGCCGGGTGGCCGAGCACCTGGGTTTCACCCGGGTGCTGGACAGCGTCGGGCAGGTTTACCCCCGCTCGATCGACATGGCCGTGCTCGCCGCGCTCTCCCAGGTCGCGGCGGCACCGAGCAGCCTGGCCACCACGATCCGGCTGATGGTCGGCCAGGAGTTGGTCACCGAGGGCTTCAAGCCGGGCCAGGTCGGCTCCAGCGCCATGCCGCACAAGATGAACACCCGCTCGTCGGAGCGGGTGAACGGCTTCGCGGTGATCATCCGGGGATACCTGTCGATGGTCGGCGAGCTGGCCGGTGACCAGTGGAACGAGGGGGACGTCTCCTGCTCGGTGGTTCGCCGGGTGGCCCTGCCGGACGCGTTCTTCGCCGCCGACGGGCTGTTCCAGACCTTCCTCACCGTGCTCGACGAGTTCGGCGCGTACCCGGCGGTGATCAACCGGGAGTTGGAGCGGTTCCTGCCCTTCCTGGCCACCACGAAGATCCTGGTGGCGGCGGTCCGGCGCGGCGTCGGCCGGGAGGTCGCGCACGAGGTGATCAAGGAGCACGCGGTCGCCGTGGCGCTGGCCATGCGCGAGAAGGGCGCCCCAGAGAACGATCTCTTCGACCGGCTGGCCGCAGACGGCCGGCTCGGTCTGTCCCGCGCCGACATCGACACCCTGGTCGCCGACCGCACCGCCTTCGTCGGCGCCGCCTCCGCCCAGGTGGCAGCGGTCACCCGCCGCATCACGGCCGTCGTGACAGCCCACCCCGAAGCCGCCACCTACTCCCCACCCCCCATCCTCTAA
- a CDS encoding acetyl-CoA C-acetyltransferase — protein sequence MQSIRRVAVIGGNRVPFARSNSRYADASNSDLLGAALDGLIARYGLAGQRVGEVVAGAVLKHSRDFNLAREVVLGSRLDPHTPAYDIQQACGTGLEAAILVANKIALGQLDVGIAGGVDSTSDAPLAVNEEMRRTLLKLNSARTLGERLKITAKLRPLQPFKPEIPRNAEPRTGLSMGDHAARTALRWQIDRRSQDELALRSHQRLAAAYDRGFFDDLMTPYLGLTRDQNLRPDTSLEKLGSLKPVFGTREPDAEQATMTAGNSSPLTDGASTVLLASEEWASAHSLPVLAWFSWSETAAVDFVHGDEGLLMAPTYAVPRMLSRAGLTLQDFDYYEIHEAFASQVLATLAAWESPEFCKERLGLDAPLGAIDREKLNVNGSSLAAGHPFAATGGRIVATLAKLLAEKGSGRGLISICAAGGQGVTAILER from the coding sequence GTGCAGAGCATCCGACGGGTCGCGGTCATCGGCGGCAACCGCGTCCCCTTCGCCCGTTCCAACTCCCGCTATGCGGACGCGTCCAACTCGGACCTGCTCGGCGCGGCGCTGGACGGTCTGATCGCCCGGTACGGGCTGGCCGGCCAGCGGGTCGGCGAGGTGGTGGCCGGGGCGGTCCTCAAGCACTCCCGTGACTTCAACCTCGCCCGCGAGGTGGTGCTCGGCTCCCGGCTCGACCCGCACACCCCTGCGTACGACATCCAGCAGGCCTGCGGCACGGGCCTGGAGGCGGCGATCCTCGTCGCCAACAAGATCGCCCTCGGGCAACTCGACGTGGGCATCGCCGGCGGCGTCGACAGCACCTCCGACGCACCGCTCGCGGTCAACGAGGAGATGCGGCGCACGCTGCTCAAACTCAACTCCGCCCGGACGCTGGGCGAGCGGCTCAAGATCACCGCGAAGCTGCGCCCGCTCCAGCCGTTCAAGCCGGAGATCCCGCGCAACGCCGAGCCTCGTACCGGCCTGTCGATGGGGGACCACGCCGCCCGCACCGCGCTGCGCTGGCAGATCGACCGGCGGTCCCAGGACGAGCTGGCGCTGCGCTCGCACCAGCGGCTGGCTGCCGCGTACGACCGGGGCTTCTTCGACGACCTGATGACGCCGTACCTGGGGCTGACCCGCGACCAGAACCTGCGCCCCGACACCAGCCTGGAGAAGCTCGGCTCGCTCAAGCCGGTCTTCGGCACCCGGGAACCGGACGCCGAGCAGGCCACCATGACCGCCGGCAACTCCTCGCCGCTGACCGACGGCGCGTCGACCGTGCTGCTGGCCAGCGAGGAGTGGGCGAGTGCGCACAGCCTGCCGGTGCTGGCCTGGTTCAGCTGGTCGGAGACGGCGGCGGTGGACTTCGTGCACGGCGACGAGGGGCTGTTGATGGCCCCCACGTACGCGGTGCCGAGGATGCTGTCCCGGGCCGGGCTGACGTTGCAGGATTTCGACTACTACGAGATCCACGAGGCGTTCGCCTCGCAGGTGCTGGCCACCCTGGCGGCCTGGGAGTCGCCGGAGTTCTGCAAGGAGCGGTTGGGCCTGGACGCGCCGCTCGGTGCGATCGACCGGGAGAAGCTGAACGTCAACGGCTCGTCGTTGGCGGCCGGTCACCCGTTCGCCGCCACCGGCGGCCGGATCGTGGCGACCCTGGCGAAGCTGCTGGCCGAGAAGGGCAGCGGGCGGGGGCTGATCTCGATCTGCGCGGCCGGTGGCCAGGGCGTGACGGCGATCCTGGAACGCTGA
- a CDS encoding MaoC/PaaZ C-terminal domain-containing protein yields the protein MPAAGALYRRALLGALPGLGGGRRGPGLPAVELAARGVTVDRAHLADYDRVCGFRLTDRLPATFPHVMGFPLTLRLMTAPEFPIPLTGVVHVGNRITVRRPITADETLDFTTYAENLRPHDRGRQVDVVLVGSVDGEEVWRGVSTYLGRERKPGGGERRDGSGRPEAPAATAHWRVEPRVGTQYARVSGDHNPIHTSRLGARLFGFRRPIAHGMWSKARCLAALESRLPDAYTVEVAFKLPVPLPSTVSFALLPDGGFALHDSRGRPHLAGLLH from the coding sequence ATGCCGGCGGCCGGGGCGCTCTACCGGCGGGCGTTGCTCGGTGCGCTGCCGGGCCTCGGCGGAGGGCGGCGCGGGCCCGGCCTGCCGGCGGTCGAGTTGGCCGCGCGCGGGGTGACCGTCGACCGGGCGCACCTGGCCGACTACGACCGGGTCTGCGGGTTCCGGCTCACCGACCGGCTGCCCGCTACGTTTCCGCACGTCATGGGCTTCCCGCTGACCCTGCGACTGATGACCGCGCCAGAGTTCCCCATCCCGCTGACCGGCGTGGTGCACGTCGGTAACCGGATCACCGTGCGCCGCCCGATCACCGCCGACGAGACCCTCGACTTCACGACGTACGCGGAGAACCTGCGCCCGCACGACCGGGGGCGGCAGGTGGACGTGGTGCTGGTCGGCTCGGTCGACGGGGAGGAGGTCTGGCGCGGCGTCTCGACGTACCTCGGTCGGGAGCGCAAGCCCGGCGGCGGTGAGCGGCGCGACGGGAGCGGGCGCCCCGAGGCGCCGGCCGCCACAGCCCACTGGCGGGTGGAACCCCGCGTCGGCACGCAGTATGCGCGGGTGTCCGGGGACCACAATCCGATCCACACGTCCCGACTCGGGGCGCGGCTGTTCGGCTTCCGGCGGCCGATCGCGCACGGCATGTGGAGCAAGGCGCGCTGCCTGGCCGCGCTGGAGAGCCGGCTGCCGGACGCCTACACCGTCGAGGTCGCCTTCAAGCTGCCCGTACCGCTGCCGAGCACGGTGAGCTTCGCCCTCCTGCCGGACGGTGGGTTCGCCCTGCACGACTCGCGCGGCCGGCCGCACCTGGCGGGTCTCTTGCACTGA
- a CDS encoding 3-oxoacyl-ACP reductase, whose translation MTDRYASFVQSAAGRALVKRLGLPDPPRLRRHHPGDPLLPGPALLGAATGGRLAEPTTKILTAAGVELADPAAAPASDSSQRYGALLFDATGITDSTGLRQLYDFFHPQARAVLPSGRVIVLGTPPEECPTPREATAQRALEGLVRSIGKEFGRGSTAQLVYVTRTGTAAQARPDHSSLPDGPDLSAGTLTSLESTLRFLLSGRSAYVSGQVIRVGAGDASAPADWDRPLDGQIVLVTGAARGIGAALARVLARDGAQVVALDIPAAGDALAAVANDIGGTAVQLDLTAPDAPTRLADHLASRHGRVDVVVHNAGITRDKTLGRMDADRWDQVIDVNLSSQERINDVLLERELIPAGGRIVAVSSIAGVAGNRGQTNYATSKAGVIGLVGSLAPALRDQGISVNAVAPGFIETRLTARIPLVVREAGRRMNSLAQGGLPVDVAETIGWLAWPASGAVSGNVVRVCGQSLLGA comes from the coding sequence ATGACCGACAGGTACGCGAGCTTCGTCCAATCGGCCGCCGGCCGCGCGCTGGTCAAGCGCCTCGGGCTGCCCGACCCGCCGCGACTGCGCCGACACCACCCCGGCGACCCGCTGCTGCCCGGGCCGGCCCTGCTCGGCGCGGCCACCGGCGGCCGGCTCGCCGAGCCGACCACCAAGATCCTGACCGCCGCCGGGGTCGAGCTGGCCGACCCGGCCGCCGCCCCCGCCAGTGACTCCTCGCAGCGGTACGGCGCACTGCTCTTCGACGCCACCGGGATCACCGACTCGACCGGCCTGCGCCAGCTCTACGACTTCTTCCACCCGCAGGCGCGGGCCGTGCTGCCCAGCGGTCGGGTGATCGTGCTGGGGACCCCGCCGGAGGAGTGCCCGACGCCGCGCGAGGCGACCGCCCAGCGTGCCCTGGAGGGGCTGGTCCGCAGCATCGGCAAGGAGTTCGGCCGCGGCAGCACCGCACAACTCGTCTACGTGACCCGTACCGGCACCGCCGCCCAGGCCCGCCCGGACCACTCAAGCCTTCCGGACGGCCCGGACCTCTCAGCCGGCACGCTCACGAGCCTCGAATCGACCCTCCGATTTCTTCTTTCCGGGCGGTCCGCGTACGTCTCGGGGCAGGTCATTCGGGTCGGTGCCGGCGACGCGAGCGCACCGGCCGACTGGGACCGCCCGCTGGACGGGCAGATCGTGCTGGTCACCGGCGCCGCCCGGGGCATCGGTGCCGCGCTGGCCCGGGTGCTGGCCCGCGACGGCGCCCAGGTGGTGGCGCTGGACATCCCGGCCGCCGGGGACGCGCTGGCAGCGGTGGCGAACGACATCGGCGGGACCGCCGTCCAGCTCGACCTGACCGCACCGGACGCGCCGACCCGGCTCGCCGACCACCTGGCCAGCCGGCACGGCCGGGTCGACGTGGTGGTGCACAACGCCGGTATCACCCGGGACAAGACGCTCGGCCGGATGGACGCCGACCGGTGGGACCAGGTCATCGACGTCAACCTCTCCAGTCAGGAGCGGATCAACGACGTGCTGCTGGAGCGGGAGCTGATTCCGGCCGGCGGGCGGATCGTCGCGGTCTCCTCGATCGCCGGGGTCGCCGGCAACCGGGGGCAGACCAACTACGCCACCAGCAAGGCCGGCGTGATCGGGCTGGTCGGCTCGCTCGCCCCGGCCCTGCGCGACCAGGGGATCAGCGTCAACGCGGTGGCCCCCGGCTTCATCGAGACCCGACTGACCGCACGTATCCCGCTGGTGGTCCGCGAGGCGGGCCGGCGGATGAACAGCCTGGCCCAGGGCGGGCTGCCGGTGGACGTGGCCGAGACGATCGGCTGGCTGGCCTGGCCCGCCAGCGGCGCGGTCAGCGGCAACGTGGTCCGGGTCTGCGGCCAGAGCCTGCTGGGGGCGTGA